GCGAGCAGTGGGGCCCGGTCGACCGGCGCGAGGCACTGAGCCTGCTCGCCGGAGTACACCCGCCGGCCGGTATCCGCCCCGTCGCCGAGCTTGCCAAGAAGGCCCGCGGTGGCGTCGCCCCGCCGCCCGGGCAGCTGCTGCCGCGTATCTGGCGCGACGGACACGGCCTGCTGTACGAGGCGGGGCAGCCCGTCGCCGCCATCGCCGCGCTGCACTACCTCCAGCTGGTGGTGGAGTACGAGCGCAGCCGCGGCGCCGAAGCCGCGCCGCTCGCCGAATGGGTGGCCCGGCGGCTTCAGGAGGTGCCCCGGATAGTGCACACCGTGGTGACCCAGGCGACGCTGCCGCCCGGACTCGTGCACCCGCGCACCGCCGGCGGCCAGGACCGGATCGTCGTCCGCTATCCGCGGCCCGGCGACGGCTCAGCCGTTGTCATCGTCGAACTGGAGCCGGTCTGCGACGCCCGGCCCACCCGCTTCTACTGGCGGATCCGGGTCGACGACGGCCATGACGTCAACGAGCCGCTGCACGAGGAGCAGACGGGCGACGGCGTCCCGCCCGAGCAGCTCGTCCAGAAGCTGCGCGGCGCGCTGGACGAGGTCTTCGCCTCGGTCGATTCGCCCGGTGCCCCGGCCCCGCTCGAAGTCGCCCTGCCCGCGGACCATTTCGACACCGCCGTGCACCGCTGGCAGCTCACCGAGATGGCCCGGCTGCACCATCCGGCGTACGTCGGCGTACGACGGATGGTGGTGCTGCGTGACCTTGCGAGACGAGGAGAACCGGACACCGTTTGGCTGCGCCGCTGGGAGGGGATGCTGGCCGCCGAGGCGCTCACCGCCTGCCGGACTCCGCCGCAGCGCCAGGTCCCCCGGCCCCGCCACTTCGAGGAAATGCCGCCGTCCGCCGTACCCGTCCTGTGCCGGCCCGCAGGCAGGGGCGTCGGACGGAGAGCCATCGGCATGGCACTTCAGGCCGGACACGGCATCGCCCTCTGGCACACCGACGGCCATCCCGACCACGGTTGTACGGAGTTCTGCGAGGACGTGCACCAGGGCGCGGCCGTACTGCTCGCACAGACCGCGGGCGCGATTGAGCTTCCCGACCGGCTGCGCCGTATCCGGGACGACATCAGCGGATCGAGGAACAGCACACACTGGGCGGAGGGGGTGGCCATGCTTTACGACGACCCGAGCCGCCCGCTGCCGGCCGACGACAGCGCACCGGTGGACTCCCCATGAGGAGCCGCCGCCGAGCAGTGGGACGGCAGGGCGGTGGGTACGTAACCGACGTGGTCCGCCACGGGTCCCACCGACCGCCGACGAGGAGCGAGCGATGGACGACTGGCTGATCTACCGTGGCGTCGGCGCGCCGGATCCCGACCGGATCCGGCGACTTCCGCCGCCGCCGCCCTGGCGCGCCTTCTCGGGAGAGCCGCTGCCCGACCCGGCGCCGCCGATCGACACCTCGTCGACCCGGCGGCTCGGCGAGCGGGTCGAGGCCCCGCCCGCCCAGGACGCCGAAGCCCTCGAACTGATCAATGCGGCCCTGTACTTGAGGCGCCCGCTCCTCGTCACCGGTGAGCCGGGCTCCGGCAAGTCGACGCTCGCGCACTCCGTCGCGTACGAACTCGGCCTCGGCCGGGTGCTCCAGTGGCCCATCGTCAGCCGCACCGAGCTGAAGGACGGGCTGTACACCTACGACGCGATCGGCCGGCTCCAGGACGCCCAGCTCGCCGAGCGCCAGGCCGACGACATCGGCCGGTACATCAGGCTCGGGCCGCTGGGCACCGCGCTGCTGCCCGCCGAGCGGCCCCGCGTGCTGCTCATCGATGAGCTCGACAAGAGCGACATCGACCTGCCGAACGATCTGCTCAACGTGGTGGAGGAGGGGGAGTTCGCGCTCCCGGAGCTGGAACGGATGGCCGACCGGCCCGGTCAGGACGAGGTGCGGGTGCTCACCGACGACGGCCGCCGGGCGCCGGTGCGGGACGGCCGGGTGCGCTGTCACGCGTTCCCCTTCGTGGTGATGACCAGCAATGGCGAGCGTGACTTCCCGGCCCCGCTGCTGCGCCGCTGTATCCATCTGCATCTCGACCCGCCCCGGGACGAGCGGCTGGCCGCGATGGTCCAGGCGCACTTCGGCGCGGGGTCCGACGAGCGGAACCTCGATCTGATCGGCCAGTTCACCCGGGAGGACGGCGACGGCGAACTGCGCCCCACCGACCAGCTGCTGAATGCGATATTCCTCACGCAGCACGCGGTACGTGAGGAGCCGGGGCGGCGCGAGGAGATAGCCGAGCTGCTGATACGTCCTCTCGAGACCAGGCAGCGGTGACGAAGTGAAAGCCGCCCATCCGCTCCCCGGCGCGCTGACCGCGCTGGTCACGCGGTTGCGCGAGGCCGAACTGAAGCCGACTGCCGAGGAGTTGGCCGACGCCCTGTGGCTGTCCCGCTTTGTACCGGCGGCCGCTTCCCGCGACCCCGGCGCCGCGCCCGCCGGGCCCGCCGGACCGCAGCCGGTGAACCCGGCTCCCGTGGACGTCGCCAAGACGTCCGCGCCCTCGTCGTTCACGCCGGGCCCGGTGCCGCGCACCCGGATCGACCTGTTCGGGCCCGCGCAGTCGGGCGGCGCGGCCGGCGGCGTACCGGACGGAGGTCTGCGGAGGGTTCCCGTGCCGGCCGCCGCCGTACTCCCCGACGCGCTCGCACTGCAGCGCGCCCTGCGGCCGCTGCAGCGCTACCGGCCGCCCATGCGCCTGGTGCGCCGCGAGCTCGACGAGGTCGCGACGGCCGACCGGGCCGCCGACACCGGACTGGTGGTGCCGGTGCTTTCCGCGGTACGGCGGCGCGAGGCACGTCTCGCCCTCGTCATGGACGTCTCCTCGTCCAATGTCGTGTGGAAGAAGGCACTCGACGAGCTGCGGCAGGTATGCGAACGCGCCGGAGCCTTCCGCGAGATCGCCGTCCACCAGGTGCGCGAGGACGAGCCCGCCCCGGCCCAGCTCGGCGACCCCACAGGACGGCAGCTGACCCTGGTGCTCAGCGACTGCGCGGGCCCCATGTGGCGCAGCGGCCGGATGCAGCGGCTGCTGCACATCTGGGCGTCGACCGCGCCGGTCGCCGTGGTGCAGCCGCTGCCGCAGCACATGTGGCGGCGTACGCATCTGCCCGCACGGCCCGGACTGCTGCGGCGGCGGGAAGGACCCGCCGGACGGCTGGAGTTCAATCCGCAGTACGGCGGTGCCGAGGGAGGCATTCCGGTGCCCGTGCTCGCGCTGCGCCGCTCCTCCTTCGAGGCCTGGACGCAGCTGGTGGCCGGCGCCACCGGCCAGTCGCTGAACGCCGCGGCGGGCCTGGTCAGAAGCCGTCACGAGCCGGCCGTCGGCCGGGCCCGTACGGCATGGGACATCGACGCGGCCGAGCGGGTGCGGGCCTTTCGCAGGACCGCGTCACCGGCCGCCGCACAGCTCGCGGTCTATCTCTCTGCGGTGCCGCTCGTCCTTCCCGTGATGCAGCTCGTCCAGCGCGCGATGCTGGTCCGCAGCAGTCCCGATGTGCTGGCGGAGGTGCTGCTCAGCGGGCTGCTGCGACGCGACGACACGGGCCCGGCCGAGGACGACGGCGGCCCCTCCTACAGCTTCCTGGCCGGCGTACGCGAAGAGCTGCTCGGCCAACTGGGCGCGAGCAGCGCGGCGTTGGTGCTCAAGCACTGCTCCGAGTACGTCGAGACGCGCTACGGGCGTACGGTACGGAACTTCCCGGCCATGGCCGCGGCCTTTCTCGCCGGCTCGGTGGACCCGAGGCCCGTGGTCCTGAGCAGTCCGGACAGCCGCGGCCTTTCCGCCTTCGCGCAGGTGTCGGCACAGGTGCTGCGGAGGCTCGGCGCGGCCGAGCGGACCGCCCCACCCGGCCGTCCGCCGGGCGAGGGACCGGCCGGACTGGTGGCACAGGCGCGCGCCTGCCTGGCGCATTTCGGCGAGTACGGGACCGTACGCGACCTGGACGCGGCGATCCAGCTGCTCGGCTCGGCCACCCAGGCCGAACGGCGCACCACCGAACGGGCCGCGCTCTACGGGGAGCTGGCCGAGGCCCTGTTGCGGCGCTGGCTGGTGCGCCCGCTCCCGGAGGACCTGCGCGAGGCGCTCGACGCCGCCCAGAACGCGATCACCGGGAAGCCACAGGCGCATCTGACGCTGGCGCAGGTGCTGGAGGCGATGGCGGACGAGGTGGAGGCGGGCCGGCTCAGCCCCCAGCTGATACCGGAGTGGGTACGGGTACAGACTGCCGGGAAGGCCCATGACACGGGCCTGGTGGCGTCGGTACTGCTGTCGACCGCGGACACGAGTCTCACCGAGCTGACCGACACCACTCCACGGTCGGAAGGCGCGCGGCTGCTCGCTCGGACCGCCGCGGCGGCCAGGATCCGCGTGCTGCGGCGTCTTGCGGTGACCGGCGCACCGTACGCGCTGCGCGGCCCCGGCCGGCCCGAGGACTGGTTCACCGGCACTCTGCGGACCGCGCTCTCCGTCGTCCGTCTGCTGCTGGCCGACGAACACCGGGAGTCCGCGCTGCTCATCAGGGGCGGACTGCTGCTCGAACTGGCCCGCCACCACCGGGGCGAGGGCCCGGTGGCCAGGGACGCCGACGAGCAGGACCGGATCGCCGCCCGCGCCTTCGCCGACCGGGCCGACAACGATCTGCACGCCGGCATCGACGGACTCGACTGGGACGCCGTCCCGCAGGCGGAGCTCTGCCGCGCCTGGCTGGACTACGCCGACGCCATCGAGTTCGCCCACGAGGACCTGGACGACGACGACAGGCTGCGTATCCTGCAGGCCCTCGACCAGGCGCGCCGGCATGTGGGCAAGGACGAGGAGGCCGAGGCCGGCTGTCTGCTGCGGATGGCCCGCGTGCTGGAGCAGCGGTACGCGTCCACCGGCGGCTGGGTGCACCGCGACTCGGCGATCGCCGCCTGGACCTCAGCGCTGCCGCTGTTGCCTCCGGGCGATCCCCGCCGCGCCGTGATCCTCACCGCACTCGGCAGGCAGCTGGCCGAGCGCGGCGTGGACAAGGACTCGGCCGTCGATGTGCACGCGGCCGTACGGGCGCTGCGCGGCGCCATCGAGGAGACACCCGGCGGCGATCCGGAGCTGCCGCGTCGCAGGGCCCTGCTGGGCCATGCGTACATCGAGCGCTTCCGTGCCGAGGAAGCGGTCGCCGACCTCCACGAGGCGGACTGGGCCCTGGGCGCGACGGCCCGCGGCGCGGACGATCCCGAACTGGCGGCCTACGCCTGGTGGTACCGGGCGCTGGCATCCTCGCTCCTCGCCCAGCGCACCGCCTCGCCCCCCAGGCTCAGCGACGCCGCCGCCTACTTCCGCCGCGCCGCCGCCGAGCCGGGGACCGGCGGCCTGACCGAACGGGCCGTCACGGCCCAGTGGATGAGAGCCACCCGCCTGGAACGCACCGCGGGCCCCGAGCGCGCCCTGGAGGAACACCGGGCGGTGCTTCTCATGCTGGTCGCCGCGGACGCGGATGACCTGGAGGCGGCGGGCCTCGTACGCCAGGAGCTGTCCAGGCTCGGGGCCGCGGGCATCTGAGCGCGACGAGGTGAGCGCGACAGGCATCCGAGCGTGACAGGCACATGAGCGCGACAGGCCGGGTTCAGCTCGCGCCGGAGGGCCGGACAGACCGACCTCTCGTCAGGCCAAAGGGCCCGGCCCCGCGTCCAGCGCGCGGGGACGGGCCCTTGGTGACGTACAACCAACCGGTCAGGCCTCGAAGACCTCGTTGACCAGCTGCTGCTGCTCCGCCTGGTGGCGCTTGGCCGAGCCGACCGCCGGGGACGAACCGTGCGGGCGCGAGATGCGGCGCAGGCGTTCGCCGTGCGGGATGTCCGCGCCGACTGCCAGGTCCAGGTGATCGATCAGGTTGAGCGCGATGAACGGCCACGCACCCTGGTTCGCCGGCTCCTCCTGCGCCCACAGGTACTTCTCGGCGTTCGGGAACTTGGCGATCTCCGCCTGGAGCTCGGCACCCGGCAGCGGGTACAGGCGCTCGAGGCGGATGATCGCGGTGTCCGTGTTGCCGCGCTTGACCCGCTCGGCGTCCAGGTCGTAGTAGACCTTGCCGGTGCAGAAGACGACCTTGCGGACCGCACTCGGGTCCACCGAGTCGTCGCCGATCACCGGGCGGAAGCCGCCGGTGAGGAACTCCTCCGCCTTCGACGCCGCTGCCTTCAGACGCAGCATCGACTTCGGCGTGAAGACGATCAGCGGCTTGTGGTGCGGGTTGTGGACCTGCCAGCGCAGCAGGTGGAAGTAGTTCGACGGCAGGGTCGGCATGGCCACCGTCATGTTGTTCTGCGCGCACATCTGCAGGAAGCGCTCAGGACGGGCGGACGAGTGGTCCGGGCCCTGGCCCTCGTAGCCGTGCGGCAGCAGCAGGGTGACGCCGGAGGTCTGGCCCCACTTCTGCTCGGCCGAGGAGATGAACTCGTCGACGACGGTCTGCGCGCCGTTGACGAAGTCACCGAACTGCGCCTCCCACATGACCAGCGCGTCCGCGCGTGCCAGCGAGTAGCCGTACTCGAAGCCCATCGCCGCATACTCGCTCAGCAGCGAGTCGTAGACGTTGAAACGGGCCTGGTCCTCGGTGAGGTACTGCAGCGGGGTGTAGTCCTCGCCGGTCTCCTGGTCCACCAGCACCGCGTGGCGCTGGCCGAACGTGCCACGCCGGGTGTCCTGGCCGGACAGCCGGACCGGGGTGCCCTCCATCAGCAGCGAGCCGATGGCGAGCGTCTCGCCCATGCCCCAGTCGATCGTGCCGTCCTCCACCGATGCCGCACGGCGCTGCATCTGCGGCATCAGACGAGGGTGGACCGTGATCCGGTCGGGGATGTTGACCTGGGACTCGGCGATCCGCTTCACGACCTCCTGGGAGACCGCGGTGGTGACAGTCACCGGGAACTCGGCCTGAGCGTCCGGGACATGCGCCGGGGACGGCTGGCTGGTGGCCTCGCGGACCTCCGCGAAGACCTTCTCCAGCTGGCCCTGGAAGTCCTGGAGCGCCTGCTCCGCCTCTTCCAGCGTGATGTCGCCGCGACCGATCAGCGACTCGGTGTAGAGCTTGCGCACCGAGCGCTTCTTGTCGATCAGGTTGTACATCTGCGGGTTGGTGAACTGCGGGTTGTCGCCCTCGTTGTGACCGCGGCGGCGGTAGCAGATGAGGTCGATCACGACGTCCTTGTTGAACGTCTGGCGGAACTCGAAGGCGAGCCGCGCCACGCGGACCACGGCCTCCGGGTCGTCGCCGTTCACATGGAAGATCGGCGCCTCGATCATGCGGGCCACATCGGTCGCGTACATCGACGAACGCGAGGACTCCGGGGAGGCGGTGAAGCCGACCTGGTTGTTGATGACGATGTGGACCGTGCCGCCGGTGCGGTAGCCGCGCAGCTGGGACATGTTCAGCGTCTCGGCGACGACACCCTGGCCGGCGAAGGCCGCGTCACCGTGCAGGGCGACGGGCAGGACCGTGAAGTCCGTACCGCCCTTGTTGATGACGTCCTGCTTGGCGCGGGCGACACCCTCGAGCACCGGGTCGACGGCCTCGAGGTGGGAGGGGTTGGCGACCAGCGAGACCTTGATCTGCTCGCCGTCCAGCCCCGTGAAGGTGCCGTTGGCGCCCAGGTGGTACTTCACGTCGCCGGAGCCGTGCATCGACTTCGGGTCGAGGTTGCCCTCGAACTCCCGGAAGATCTGCGCGTACGACTTGCCGACGATGTTCGCGAGGACGTTCAGCCGGCCGCGGTGGGCCATGCCGATGACGACCTCGTCCAGGCGCGACTCGGCGGCCGAGTCGATGACCGCGTCGAGCAGCGGGATGACGGACTCGCCGCCCTCGAGCGAGAACCGCTTCTGACCGACGTACTTGGTCTGCAGGAAGGTCTCGAAGGCCTC
This portion of the Streptomyces sp. NBC_01750 genome encodes:
- a CDS encoding VMAP-C domain-containing protein, encoding MSDSDSFIDALTRAATVHLTPARQGPDTVTMWGSGFFVAPGWVLTCAHVLAPHLKGDPARVFHLRGSEVNGGEPLEAQLSCWLLDGEPRAEQRVPVEQDLALVQLVEPDVEHECVWLTDRTEYPGGRGIVQGYRPEQQEDGAAKRAVRWKATARINGFDDDYGMRFRPEAEFPKGGSGSPVLDAHTGAVVGVLKSRRVSRDGGMAIAATALRRFGPTYQLVMAAHDRWHGQSPKVTGHNWIERQDRLPGAGVHTSGEQWGPVDRREALSLLAGVHPPAGIRPVAELAKKARGGVAPPPGQLLPRIWRDGHGLLYEAGQPVAAIAALHYLQLVVEYERSRGAEAAPLAEWVARRLQEVPRIVHTVVTQATLPPGLVHPRTAGGQDRIVVRYPRPGDGSAVVIVELEPVCDARPTRFYWRIRVDDGHDVNEPLHEEQTGDGVPPEQLVQKLRGALDEVFASVDSPGAPAPLEVALPADHFDTAVHRWQLTEMARLHHPAYVGVRRMVVLRDLARRGEPDTVWLRRWEGMLAAEALTACRTPPQRQVPRPRHFEEMPPSAVPVLCRPAGRGVGRRAIGMALQAGHGIALWHTDGHPDHGCTEFCEDVHQGAAVLLAQTAGAIELPDRLRRIRDDISGSRNSTHWAEGVAMLYDDPSRPLPADDSAPVDSP
- a CDS encoding AAA family ATPase, which produces MDDWLIYRGVGAPDPDRIRRLPPPPPWRAFSGEPLPDPAPPIDTSSTRRLGERVEAPPAQDAEALELINAALYLRRPLLVTGEPGSGKSTLAHSVAYELGLGRVLQWPIVSRTELKDGLYTYDAIGRLQDAQLAERQADDIGRYIRLGPLGTALLPAERPRVLLIDELDKSDIDLPNDLLNVVEEGEFALPELERMADRPGQDEVRVLTDDGRRAPVRDGRVRCHAFPFVVMTSNGERDFPAPLLRRCIHLHLDPPRDERLAAMVQAHFGAGSDERNLDLIGQFTREDGDGELRPTDQLLNAIFLTQHAVREEPGRREEIAELLIRPLETRQR
- a CDS encoding SAV_2336 N-terminal domain-related protein, with protein sequence MKAAHPLPGALTALVTRLREAELKPTAEELADALWLSRFVPAAASRDPGAAPAGPAGPQPVNPAPVDVAKTSAPSSFTPGPVPRTRIDLFGPAQSGGAAGGVPDGGLRRVPVPAAAVLPDALALQRALRPLQRYRPPMRLVRRELDEVATADRAADTGLVVPVLSAVRRREARLALVMDVSSSNVVWKKALDELRQVCERAGAFREIAVHQVREDEPAPAQLGDPTGRQLTLVLSDCAGPMWRSGRMQRLLHIWASTAPVAVVQPLPQHMWRRTHLPARPGLLRRREGPAGRLEFNPQYGGAEGGIPVPVLALRRSSFEAWTQLVAGATGQSLNAAAGLVRSRHEPAVGRARTAWDIDAAERVRAFRRTASPAAAQLAVYLSAVPLVLPVMQLVQRAMLVRSSPDVLAEVLLSGLLRRDDTGPAEDDGGPSYSFLAGVREELLGQLGASSAALVLKHCSEYVETRYGRTVRNFPAMAAAFLAGSVDPRPVVLSSPDSRGLSAFAQVSAQVLRRLGAAERTAPPGRPPGEGPAGLVAQARACLAHFGEYGTVRDLDAAIQLLGSATQAERRTTERAALYGELAEALLRRWLVRPLPEDLREALDAAQNAITGKPQAHLTLAQVLEAMADEVEAGRLSPQLIPEWVRVQTAGKAHDTGLVASVLLSTADTSLTELTDTTPRSEGARLLARTAAAARIRVLRRLAVTGAPYALRGPGRPEDWFTGTLRTALSVVRLLLADEHRESALLIRGGLLLELARHHRGEGPVARDADEQDRIAARAFADRADNDLHAGIDGLDWDAVPQAELCRAWLDYADAIEFAHEDLDDDDRLRILQALDQARRHVGKDEEAEAGCLLRMARVLEQRYASTGGWVHRDSAIAAWTSALPLLPPGDPRRAVILTALGRQLAERGVDKDSAVDVHAAVRALRGAIEETPGGDPELPRRRALLGHAYIERFRAEEAVADLHEADWALGATARGADDPELAAYAWWYRALASSLLAQRTASPPRLSDAAAYFRRAAAEPGTGGLTERAVTAQWMRATRLERTAGPERALEEHRAVLLMLVAADADDLEAAGLVRQELSRLGAAGI
- a CDS encoding multifunctional oxoglutarate decarboxylase/oxoglutarate dehydrogenase thiamine pyrophosphate-binding subunit/dihydrolipoyllysine-residue succinyltransferase subunit, with protein sequence MSSQSPSNSSISTDQGGQGKNPAAAFGPNEWLVDEIYQQYLQDPNSVDRAWWDFFADYKPGTTSGTADKPEGAAAAGAAVTTPQAAPSPAPATKPAAPAPAAPAPAPAAPAPAAAAPAAPEKPAAAAPAPAKPAPAAAKPAEAAAAPATEAPAGPEYVTLRGPSAAVAKNMNASLDMPTATSVRAVPVKLLFDNRIVINNHLKRARGGKVSFTHLIGFAMVQAIKAMPSMNYSFTEKDGKPTLVKPDHVNFGLAIDLVKPNGDRQLVVAGIRKADTLNFFEFWQAYEDIVRRARNNKLTMDDFTGVTVSLTNPGGLGTVHSVPRLMPGQSVIMGVGSMDYPAEFQGTSQDTLNKLGISKVMTLTSTYDHRVIQGAASGEFLRIVANLLLGEHGFYDEIFEALRIPYEPVRWLRDIDASHDDDVTKAARVFELIHSYRVRGHVMADTDPLEYRQRKHPDLDITEHGLTLWDLEREFAVGGFSGKSLMKLRDVLGVLRDSYCRTTGIEFMHIQDPKQRKWIQDRVERGHTKPEREEQLRILRRLNAAEAFETFLQTKYVGQKRFSLEGGESVIPLLDAVIDSAAESRLDEVVIGMAHRGRLNVLANIVGKSYAQIFREFEGNLDPKSMHGSGDVKYHLGANGTFTGLDGEQIKVSLVANPSHLEAVDPVLEGVARAKQDVINKGGTDFTVLPVALHGDAAFAGQGVVAETLNMSQLRGYRTGGTVHIVINNQVGFTASPESSRSSMYATDVARMIEAPIFHVNGDDPEAVVRVARLAFEFRQTFNKDVVIDLICYRRRGHNEGDNPQFTNPQMYNLIDKKRSVRKLYTESLIGRGDITLEEAEQALQDFQGQLEKVFAEVREATSQPSPAHVPDAQAEFPVTVTTAVSQEVVKRIAESQVNIPDRITVHPRLMPQMQRRAASVEDGTIDWGMGETLAIGSLLMEGTPVRLSGQDTRRGTFGQRHAVLVDQETGEDYTPLQYLTEDQARFNVYDSLLSEYAAMGFEYGYSLARADALVMWEAQFGDFVNGAQTVVDEFISSAEQKWGQTSGVTLLLPHGYEGQGPDHSSARPERFLQMCAQNNMTVAMPTLPSNYFHLLRWQVHNPHHKPLIVFTPKSMLRLKAAASKAEEFLTGGFRPVIGDDSVDPSAVRKVVFCTGKVYYDLDAERVKRGNTDTAIIRLERLYPLPGAELQAEIAKFPNAEKYLWAQEEPANQGAWPFIALNLIDHLDLAVGADIPHGERLRRISRPHGSSPAVGSAKRHQAEQQQLVNEVFEA